CTACGGTGAGTCGCAGAAGTTTTTTTACGGGAACCGGTTGGGGGGTGGATTTGAAGTAAAAATGGAAATTCCACTTGCGGTATGAATACTGAAGTTTCGGGCAAAGTGATCCACGCTTTGATCATAGATGACGAACCGATCGCATGCGATCTGCTCGACTGGATGCTTAAACAGGATCCCGAAATTCACATTCTGGGGACATGCAAAGATGGAAAAGCGGCGTTGACCGCAATCCGGGAGAAACATCCGGATTTGATTTTCCTGGATATCCAGATGCCGGACCTGGACGGTTTCGCTTTGCTTCAGAAACTAAGGGCAGAGGAAAGGCCGTATCTGATTTTTGTCACCGCTTTTGACAGTTATGCTGTACGCGCATTCGATGTGCACGCAATCGATTACCTGCTGAAACCTTTCAATCAGAGACGTTTCCAAAAGGCTTTGAGGAGAGCAAAAGAACACATCTTTGGCCAAAAACAGTTGGCCTTGCTGCAAAACGATTTATCAAAAACGGCTGTTGAAAATCACTCGATTCAGCGACTGGAGATCAAAGTTTCGGGCAGAATCTTATTCATACCGGTTTCTGAGATTTCCTGGATTGAAGCTGCTGATCAATATGCCGATGTTCACCGGGAAGCAAATTCTTATCTTGTGCGGGTGAGCATGTCCTGGCTGGAAAAGAATCTCAATCCTGCAGATTTTGTGCGCATTCACCGCTCCGTGATCGTAAACGTAAACTTCGTCCGCGAAGCCGTTTTGAACAAAGAGCGTGGCAGATACTTGACGTTGAAAGACGGCAAGAAATTGAGGATCAGTCGCAGGCGTGTTCCCGCTTTGCGCAAATCATCGCTCTCCGCCGCCAGTATTCACTAATAAAATGCAGGCTGGAAGCCGAGCTTGTTGAAAAATCAGTTGGAGCGCGGACTTCCAGTCCGCAAAAACCTGATCGCTCGACAAGCATTTTGCGGGCAAGGATGCCCGCGCTGCT
This genomic stretch from bacterium harbors:
- a CDS encoding LytTR family DNA-binding domain-containing protein, whose product is MNTEVSGKVIHALIIDDEPIACDLLDWMLKQDPEIHILGTCKDGKAALTAIREKHPDLIFLDIQMPDLDGFALLQKLRAEERPYLIFVTAFDSYAVRAFDVHAIDYLLKPFNQRRFQKALRRAKEHIFGQKQLALLQNDLSKTAVENHSIQRLEIKVSGRILFIPVSEISWIEAADQYADVHREANSYLVRVSMSWLEKNLNPADFVRIHRSVIVNVNFVREAVLNKERGRYLTLKDGKKLRISRRRVPALRKSSLSAASIH